Proteins encoded in a region of the Marinilabiliales bacterium genome:
- a CDS encoding GNAT family N-acetyltransferase, which yields MSKDTTVILRNLTLKDYDDIAEAMKVAYSGIGGAVWKYSQLKKLMNLFPQGQICVEVNGKVVACALSIIVDYSQFGDSHTYEQITGNYRFGTHDPEGDVLYGIDIFVHPGFRNMRLGRRLYDARKELCENLNLRAVIAGGRIPGYSDYSGELTPKQYIEKVEMKEIYDQILTFQISNNFHVKKILRNYLPIDNESKTFATLIEWNNIYYEEKERAIGRKKSVVRLGLVQWQMRHLASVDALIEQMEFFIDAVSDYQSDFILFPEFFNAPLMAKYNHLAESDAIRALANYSEPIRSKFVEFAISYNVNIICGSLPVYEDEKLYNVAYLCRRDGSWDMQYKIHITPSELTSWGLTGGDSIKVFETDSGKIGVLICYDVEFPELGRIMADQGLEILFVPFLTDTQNGYNRVRHCAQARAIENECYVAIAGSVGNLPRVNNMDIQYAQSAVFSPSDFAFPTNTIVSEATPNTEMTLIVDVNLDLLKELHVNGSVRNLKDRRTDLYSLRWNKKSQATDRVSESQTEEHG from the coding sequence ATGAGCAAAGACACCACTGTAATACTGAGGAATTTGACCCTGAAGGACTATGACGACATAGCCGAGGCGATGAAGGTTGCCTATTCGGGTATCGGAGGCGCAGTATGGAAGTATTCCCAGCTGAAGAAACTGATGAACCTGTTCCCTCAGGGCCAGATCTGTGTCGAAGTAAACGGGAAAGTAGTGGCCTGTGCCCTGTCTATCATTGTAGATTACAGTCAGTTCGGCGATTCCCACACTTATGAGCAGATAACAGGTAATTACCGGTTTGGGACCCATGATCCGGAAGGTGATGTTCTGTATGGAATAGATATATTTGTTCACCCCGGGTTCCGGAATATGAGACTTGGAAGACGACTTTACGATGCACGCAAGGAGCTTTGCGAAAACCTGAACCTGCGTGCAGTTATTGCCGGAGGACGGATTCCCGGGTACAGTGACTATTCAGGGGAACTTACACCCAAGCAGTATATTGAGAAGGTGGAGATGAAGGAGATTTATGACCAGATTCTTACTTTCCAGATCTCAAATAATTTTCATGTCAAGAAGATATTACGCAACTATCTCCCTATTGACAATGAATCAAAAACATTTGCCACGCTCATTGAGTGGAACAATATATACTACGAGGAGAAGGAGAGGGCCATCGGCAGGAAAAAGTCCGTTGTGCGACTCGGACTGGTTCAGTGGCAGATGAGGCACCTGGCTTCTGTCGATGCTCTTATCGAGCAGATGGAATTTTTCATAGATGCAGTAAGTGATTACCAGAGCGACTTTATTTTGTTCCCTGAATTCTTTAATGCCCCGCTGATGGCTAAGTACAACCATCTGGCCGAATCGGATGCCATCAGGGCTCTGGCAAACTATTCAGAACCCATAAGGAGCAAATTCGTTGAGTTTGCCATCAGCTACAATGTTAACATTATATGCGGAAGCCTGCCTGTATATGAAGATGAGAAATTGTATAATGTAGCCTATCTGTGTCGCCGTGACGGTTCGTGGGACATGCAGTACAAAATACATATTACCCCTAGCGAACTTACAAGCTGGGGATTGACCGGTGGAGATTCAATAAAGGTGTTTGAAACCGATTCAGGAAAGATAGGCGTGCTGATCTGTTACGATGTGGAATTCCCCGAGCTCGGACGGATTATGGCAGATCAGGGACTGGAGATACTTTTTGTGCCGTTCCTGACTGATACGCAGAACGGGTATAACCGGGTCAGGCACTGTGCCCAGGCCCGGGCAATCGAAAATGAATGCTACGTTGCCATTGCGGGAAGCGTAGGCAACCTGCCACGTGTTAACAATATGGATATTCAGTATGCGCAATCGGCTGTATTCTCCCCGTCGGATTTTGCTTTTCCCACAAACACGATAGTCAGTGAGGCTACCCCTAATACCGAGATGACACTTATTGTTGATGTCAACCTTGACCTGCTGAAGGAGCTGCATGTGAACGGGTCGGTGAGGAATCTGAAGGACCGCCGGACCGACCTTTATTCGTTAAGGTGGAACAAAAAAAGCCAGGCAACGGACCGGGTTAGCGAATCCCAAACAGAGGAGCATGGGTGA
- a CDS encoding phosphoribosylformylglycinamidine cyclo-ligase, translating into MGEKSRYDRRGVSASKEDVHKAISGIDKGLFTNAFCKIIPDILGSDPGYCNIMHADGAGTKSSLAWVYWKETGNMDVWKGIAQDAIVMNLDDLLCVGATDNIILSSTIGRNRNLVPGEVVSAIINGTEEFLNEMRDLGIGIYSTGGETADVGDLVRSVIVDSTVTCRMKRDEVITNDRIAAGDVIVGLSSFGRAVWEKEYNGGMGSNGLTSARHDLFGSYLAEKYPDSFDPGMPSGLVYSGSLKLTDLVEGTGLDAGRLVLSPTRTYAPVIARVLSQFRREIHGMVHCSGGGQTKVLNFIDKLHVVKDNMFDLPPLFRLIRDESGTPWDEMYRVFNMGHRFELYVPPGIADDIIDISRSLGVDAKIVGHCEASSGSKLTIRSFAGEFVYG; encoded by the coding sequence ATGGGTGAAAAATCGAGATACGACAGAAGGGGCGTGTCAGCCTCAAAAGAAGATGTACACAAGGCTATCAGCGGAATAGACAAGGGGCTGTTCACTAATGCGTTTTGCAAGATTATTCCCGATATCCTGGGGAGTGATCCCGGTTACTGCAATATAATGCATGCAGACGGTGCCGGCACCAAGTCATCACTGGCCTGGGTTTACTGGAAGGAGACAGGCAATATGGATGTATGGAAGGGGATAGCCCAGGATGCGATAGTTATGAACCTGGACGACCTTCTGTGTGTGGGTGCAACAGACAATATTATTCTTTCATCAACCATCGGACGTAACAGGAATCTTGTGCCCGGTGAGGTTGTTTCGGCTATAATAAATGGCACTGAAGAGTTTCTGAATGAAATGCGGGATCTGGGCATAGGGATATACTCGACAGGTGGTGAGACTGCCGATGTGGGTGACCTGGTAAGGTCAGTTATAGTAGATTCAACGGTCACCTGCAGGATGAAAAGGGATGAGGTGATCACTAATGATCGCATAGCGGCAGGCGATGTTATTGTGGGGCTTTCCTCCTTTGGCAGGGCTGTCTGGGAGAAGGAATACAATGGTGGAATGGGAAGCAATGGTCTTACCTCTGCCCGCCATGATCTGTTCGGGTCATACCTGGCAGAAAAATACCCCGATAGTTTCGACCCGGGTATGCCTTCCGGACTTGTCTACAGCGGTTCGCTGAAACTGACTGATCTTGTGGAGGGAACCGGACTGGATGCAGGAAGGCTTGTGCTGTCGCCCACCCGCACATACGCACCGGTCATTGCAAGGGTACTCAGCCAATTTCGCAGGGAGATACATGGTATGGTTCACTGCAGCGGGGGCGGGCAGACCAAGGTGCTTAATTTCATTGATAAGCTTCACGTTGTGAAGGACAATATGTTTGATTTACCACCGCTATTCAGACTGATCAGGGACGAGTCAGGCACCCCCTGGGATGAAATGTACAGGGTCTTTAACATGGGACACCGCTTTGAGCTTTATGTGCCACCCGGGATAGCAGACGATATAATTGATATTTCACGAAGCCTGGGTGTTGATGCAAAGATAGTGGGTCATTGCGAGGCATCATCCGGCAGTAAGCTCACAATAAGATCATTTGCCGGCGAATTCGTGTACGGTTGA
- a CDS encoding arginine decarboxylase, translating to MKNKYVDLIEQTFEFPQEEFMVEENELYFNGIPLMDVIKQYGTPLKVTYLPRIGEKIQKAKKWFNVAIAKADYKGDYHYCYCTKSSHFSFVLEKVLENDVHLETSSAFDLNIIEELYQTGLINKDIYIVCNGFKRPQYIENIAGFINGGFSNTIPVLDNMFELDQLNKLINTKYKVGIRIAAEEEPKFEFYTSRLGIRYNDIISFYQEKIKPNPKLELKMLHFFINTGISDNAYYWNELSKCVSVYCELKKICPELDSLNIGGGFPIKNSLSFDYDYEYMAEEIIAQIKNICDRNEIPEPDIFTEFGSYTVAESSAVLYSILGQKRQNDREIWNMIDSSFMTTLPDTWALNKRFILLAVNNWDEEYERVFLGGLTCDSEDYYNSEAHANAIFLPKIRNGEPQYIGLFHTGAYQESIGGYGGIQHCLIPAPKHIIIDLDEEGEITTKLFAKEQSHKSMLKILGY from the coding sequence ATGAAGAATAAGTATGTCGATCTGATAGAGCAGACATTTGAATTTCCGCAAGAGGAGTTCATGGTAGAGGAAAATGAACTCTACTTTAACGGCATTCCACTGATGGATGTTATCAAGCAATACGGAACACCGCTCAAGGTTACTTATCTTCCCAGGATCGGCGAAAAGATCCAGAAGGCGAAGAAATGGTTTAATGTTGCCATTGCCAAGGCCGATTATAAGGGTGACTACCATTACTGTTACTGCACGAAAAGTTCGCATTTCTCCTTCGTTCTGGAAAAGGTCCTCGAGAACGACGTTCACCTGGAAACATCATCGGCATTTGACCTGAATATCATCGAAGAGCTTTATCAGACCGGACTTATAAACAAGGATATATATATCGTATGCAACGGGTTCAAAAGGCCCCAGTACATTGAAAATATTGCCGGTTTTATCAACGGCGGTTTCTCCAATACAATTCCGGTACTTGACAACATGTTTGAGCTCGACCAGCTCAACAAACTGATTAACACCAAATACAAAGTCGGCATAAGGATAGCTGCAGAGGAAGAACCCAAATTTGAATTCTACACCTCAAGGCTGGGCATCAGGTATAATGACATAATCTCATTCTACCAGGAAAAGATAAAACCCAACCCCAAACTTGAACTGAAGATGCTGCATTTCTTCATTAACACGGGCATTTCCGACAATGCCTATTACTGGAACGAGCTTTCCAAGTGTGTCAGTGTATATTGCGAACTCAAAAAAATATGCCCAGAACTGGACTCCCTCAACATAGGCGGCGGCTTCCCCATTAAAAATTCACTCTCGTTTGATTACGACTATGAATATATGGCAGAAGAAATAATTGCACAGATTAAGAATATATGTGACCGGAATGAAATACCCGAGCCGGACATTTTTACCGAATTCGGATCTTACACGGTAGCCGAAAGCAGCGCAGTCCTATACTCCATACTCGGACAAAAAAGACAGAATGACCGTGAAATCTGGAACATGATCGACTCCTCCTTCATGACCACATTACCTGATACATGGGCCCTGAACAAGAGGTTTATTCTTCTTGCGGTAAACAACTGGGATGAGGAGTATGAAAGGGTGTTTCTTGGGGGACTTACCTGTGACAGTGAAGATTATTATAATTCAGAAGCCCACGCCAATGCCATCTTCCTGCCAAAGATCAGGAACGGGGAGCCTCAGTATATCGGGCTTTTCCACACCGGTGCATACCAGGAATCGATCGGAGGCTATGGGGGAATTCAGCATTGCCTGATCCCTGCCCCGAAGCATATAATTATTGACCTTGATGAAGAGGGAGAGATTACAACAAAACTCTTTGCCAAGGAACAAAGCCATAAATCGATGCTAAAAATTCTTGGCTATTAG